A genome region from Tolypothrix sp. PCC 7712 includes the following:
- the tnpC gene encoding IS66 family transposase, translated as MNQNLPQDLDRESLNQLSKQELVEIIIEQSKVIGELQKTVLELQQEIERLKVSRDLDSKTSSKPPSGDILKKSENKKAAPQEESNHPKRKPGGQPGHQGKTRKGFGRVDRCEILRPSDCVCCGQKAFAAVAVKVEKQSVAQLVERPIEIVEYQRHTCQCEYCGNIQTASWSQDIIPGQDLGISLQAFLGWANNYAHMPYEKQQEMLWELGQIEIGLGTLVTTNERIQTAIQPSITELSNWVKQTQPNIHVDETPWSVKGVKEWLWVVANSEFCLFTAADTRSRAELEAILGAKYTGVISSDDFSVYNGYAVPEQQKCLAHLRRHFKKLIQLPGLHNQAIGEAFVDLIDEAFGNYAQWFETLDCASYNDWVNQFKSKLQQTLDDWINLAGATAGNLLRSLRDKASQWWYFLDNPEVPPDNNQAERSLRLAVTKRKVSGGSRSMERFQHTANLLTVVQTCRRQSLSVIDFFVQALIADSINSQSRPSLVPQF; from the coding sequence ATGAACCAAAACCTGCCTCAAGATTTAGACCGGGAAAGCTTGAACCAGTTATCGAAACAAGAACTGGTAGAGATAATCATTGAGCAGAGCAAGGTAATAGGTGAATTACAGAAAACAGTATTAGAACTACAGCAAGAAATAGAACGTTTAAAAGTCAGCAGAGATTTAGACAGCAAAACCTCATCTAAGCCGCCATCAGGGGACATCCTCAAAAAGAGTGAAAACAAAAAAGCAGCACCGCAAGAAGAATCAAATCATCCCAAAAGAAAGCCAGGTGGGCAACCAGGGCATCAAGGTAAGACCCGTAAGGGTTTTGGTAGAGTAGATCGTTGTGAAATCTTACGTCCAAGTGATTGTGTCTGTTGTGGTCAAAAAGCGTTTGCGGCTGTGGCAGTAAAAGTAGAAAAACAGTCTGTAGCGCAACTAGTGGAGCGTCCCATTGAAATAGTTGAGTATCAACGCCATACGTGCCAGTGTGAGTACTGTGGCAATATACAAACAGCCTCCTGGTCACAAGATATCATCCCAGGACAGGATTTAGGGATTTCTTTACAGGCATTTTTAGGATGGGCAAATAATTATGCACATATGCCCTATGAAAAACAGCAAGAAATGTTGTGGGAGTTAGGTCAAATTGAAATTGGGCTGGGAACTTTAGTCACCACAAATGAACGAATTCAAACAGCGATTCAACCAAGCATTACTGAGTTAAGTAATTGGGTAAAACAGACACAACCTAACATTCATGTGGATGAAACACCTTGGTCTGTCAAGGGAGTTAAAGAATGGTTGTGGGTAGTTGCCAATTCTGAGTTTTGCCTGTTTACTGCTGCTGACACTCGTTCCAGAGCAGAACTAGAAGCCATTTTAGGGGCTAAATATACAGGGGTAATCAGCAGCGATGATTTTAGTGTTTACAATGGCTATGCGGTGCCTGAGCAGCAGAAATGTTTGGCTCATCTACGCCGTCACTTCAAAAAACTAATTCAACTTCCAGGTCTTCACAACCAAGCTATTGGTGAAGCATTTGTGGATTTAATTGATGAAGCTTTTGGAAATTATGCCCAATGGTTTGAGACTCTTGACTGCGCCAGTTATAACGATTGGGTCAATCAATTCAAATCTAAATTGCAACAAACACTTGATGACTGGATTAACTTAGCCGGAGCTACAGCAGGAAACCTTTTACGTTCCTTGCGCGATAAAGCCTCCCAATGGTGGTATTTCCTTGACAACCCTGAAGTTCCTCCTGATAACAATCAAGCCGAGCGATCGCTGCGTTTGGCTGTGACAAAACGTAAAGTTAGTGGTGGTTCCCGTTCGATGGAGCGGTTTCAACATACTGCCAATTTGTTGACGGTGGTTCAAACCTGTCGTCGTCAAAGTCTGTCTGTTATTGATTTTTTTGTACAAGCACTAATTGCTGACTCTATTAATTCTCAGTCTCGCCCTTCTCTAGTTCCTCAATTTTAG
- a CDS encoding dynamin-like GTPase family protein: protein MSDLSYQAIDLKEQVEYILNLLQQEPTLRAYDITPVKTSLAKVISPRFEIVFAGAFSAGKSMLINALLERELLYSAEGHATGTECKIEYANADEERVILTFLSEAEIREQAVALCQQLGFKTVANINETDVINLLNQGCQAILQQEGGESKSARAKQAKALILLLEGYVANRQHIHTVNNATYSMAQFNFANIKEAASYARRGSNSSVLKRIEYYCHHPLLQDGNVIIDTPGIDAPVAKDALLTYQRIQHPETSAVMCVLKPASAGDMTKEETELLETMRGNGGIRDRVFYIFNRIDETWYNAQLRQRLEDLITGQFRDTNRVYKTSGLLGFYGSQIKQTTEQDRFGLDSIFATSARGFDGGEETPQFVNEFNRYCANSGKLSATQFRISVNSFETPNENYIRIIKEQGMPLISQLIKDSGIEEFRTAITRYLTEEKRPQLFQNLAEDLQDICINLKKHYQALYQDLDSQPREIETMKVQELQRLNQQLQQVSKDWVQHINEEVNLVINNNCDSFEADFRQLQSRMIRRLDELLDTFSVADAYRRATLSHPRNATAPLLAILVEAFYYLANQLEDILILSSQQLVANLFQQLIEKIRKSDYYRQLYRLLGNDGGIEIEIKIVEKLVSQALISAASVECDRFVRESPRFYDEGTFSIYQFRQTLQQTSQSYDCESIVEAEPAIRQLLKLDFEPKVSNTIRKSFRQTINQIVKNQLLEMAEKQADEILQQYPHARAYLENTLEKEAQEKILNNQRVMSLVLQKIAAYNLSVSGINSHLQSMHLQDKILPLINNYDSESEVVDTRLVKNGFLVSDGLANAVMES from the coding sequence ATGTCAGACTTGTCTTATCAAGCTATAGATTTAAAAGAACAAGTTGAATATATATTAAATCTTTTACAACAAGAACCGACATTACGCGCTTATGATATTACACCTGTCAAAACTTCTCTAGCGAAAGTTATTTCTCCAAGATTTGAAATTGTGTTTGCGGGTGCATTTAGTGCGGGTAAATCGATGCTCATTAATGCACTTTTAGAAAGAGAATTATTATACAGTGCTGAAGGACACGCTACAGGTACAGAGTGCAAAATTGAATATGCAAATGCAGATGAAGAACGGGTTATTTTAACATTTTTAAGTGAAGCCGAAATCCGCGAACAAGCCGTTGCATTATGTCAACAATTAGGATTTAAGACAGTCGCAAATATTAATGAGACCGATGTGATTAATTTGCTTAATCAAGGTTGTCAAGCTATTTTACAGCAAGAGGGAGGTGAAAGTAAATCTGCACGTGCCAAACAAGCTAAAGCATTAATTTTATTACTGGAAGGTTATGTAGCAAATCGCCAACATATCCATACAGTGAATAATGCTACATATTCAATGGCACAATTTAATTTTGCCAATATTAAAGAAGCTGCTAGTTATGCAAGACGTGGTAGCAATAGTTCGGTGTTGAAAAGGATTGAATATTATTGCCATCATCCTTTATTACAAGATGGTAACGTCATTATTGATACTCCTGGAATTGATGCGCCAGTAGCTAAGGATGCACTGCTAACTTATCAAAGAATTCAACATCCCGAAACTTCGGCTGTGATGTGCGTATTGAAACCCGCCTCTGCTGGCGATATGACAAAAGAAGAAACGGAACTTTTAGAAACTATGCGGGGAAACGGTGGAATCCGCGATCGCGTTTTCTATATTTTTAACCGCATTGATGAAACCTGGTACAATGCCCAGTTAAGGCAACGATTAGAAGATTTAATTACCGGACAGTTCCGCGATACGAATAGGGTTTACAAAACTAGTGGCTTACTAGGATTTTATGGCAGCCAAATTAAACAAACAACGGAGCAAGATAGATTTGGCTTAGATTCTATCTTTGCTACAAGTGCAAGAGGTTTCGACGGAGGAGAAGAAACACCACAATTTGTCAATGAATTTAACCGTTATTGTGCTAATTCTGGAAAATTATCAGCTACTCAGTTCCGCATTTCTGTGAATAGTTTTGAAACGCCAAATGAAAACTATATCAGAATTATTAAAGAACAGGGTATGCCATTAATTAGCCAGTTAATTAAAGATAGTGGCATAGAAGAATTTAGAACTGCGATTACTCGCTATCTCACAGAAGAAAAGCGCCCTCAACTTTTTCAAAATTTGGCTGAGGATTTGCAAGATATTTGTATAAACTTGAAAAAACATTATCAAGCATTATATCAGGACTTAGATAGTCAGCCGCGAGAAATTGAGACAATGAAGGTGCAGGAATTGCAACGTCTCAACCAACAATTACAGCAAGTTAGTAAAGACTGGGTTCAGCATATTAATGAAGAGGTTAACCTAGTCATTAATAATAATTGTGATAGCTTTGAAGCTGATTTTCGGCAATTGCAATCTCGGATGATTCGCCGTTTGGATGAATTGCTAGATACTTTTTCTGTGGCTGATGCTTATCGGCGTGCAACCCTCAGCCATCCCAGGAATGCGACTGCACCTTTACTAGCAATTTTAGTAGAAGCATTTTATTATTTAGCGAATCAGTTAGAAGATATTTTGATTTTATCTTCACAGCAATTAGTCGCTAATTTGTTTCAGCAGTTAATCGAGAAAATTCGCAAATCAGATTATTATCGCCAATTATATCGTTTATTAGGTAATGATGGCGGTATTGAAATAGAAATCAAAATTGTCGAAAAACTAGTTTCCCAAGCCTTAATTAGTGCAGCTAGTGTAGAGTGCGATCGCTTTGTGAGAGAAAGCCCCCGATTTTACGACGAAGGCACTTTTTCGATATATCAATTCCGGCAAACATTGCAGCAAACTTCTCAAAGTTACGACTGTGAAAGCATCGTAGAAGCAGAACCAGCAATTCGACAATTACTAAAGTTAGATTTTGAGCCAAAAGTTTCTAATACTATTCGCAAATCTTTCCGTCAAACTATTAACCAAATAGTTAAAAATCAGTTGTTGGAAATGGCAGAAAAGCAAGCTGATGAAATATTACAGCAGTACCCTCATGCTAGAGCTTATTTAGAAAATACACTAGAAAAAGAAGCCCAAGAAAAAATTCTGAATAATCAAAGGGTTATGAGTCTAGTTCTCCAGAAAATTGCTGCCTATAATTTATCAGTCTCTGGCATCAATAGCCATTTACAATCAATGCATTTACAAGACAAAATCTTACCATTAATTAATAATTATGACTCTGAATCAGAAGTAGTTGATACTAGACTAGTTAAAAACGGTTTTTTAGTCTCTGATGGATTAGCAAATGCTGTGATGGAAAGTTAA
- a CDS encoding diflavin flavoprotein produces MSNSKPRDVQVLPIATNTKVLRARSWSRLRFEIEYALERGTTSNCYLIEGDQTAITDPPAESFTEIYLDALQQTLNLKKLDYVILGHFNPNRVVTYKALLELAPQITFVCSLPCAANLRNAFPDDSLNILVMRGKETLDLGKGHVLKFFPIPSPRWPEALCTYDQQTQILYTDKLFGSHICGDEVFDDNWESFKEDQRYYYNCLMAPHALHVEAALEKISDLQVRMYGVGHGPLVRTSLIELTKSYGEWSHAQRTREISVALLFASAYGNTATLAQAIALGLTKGGVAVKSINCEFADPDEIRTTLQECDAFIIGSPTIGGHAPTPIHTALGIVLSVGDNNKLAGVFGSYGWSGEAFDLIEGKLRDAGYKFGFETLKVKFKPDDVTLKYCEEVGTDFAQAIKKAKKVRVPQQAATPLEQAVGRIVGSVCVIAAKQGDVSTGMLGAWVSQATFNPPGITVAIAKERAIESLMYPGGKFTLNVLEEGNHIDYMKHFRKSFAPGEDRFASFSTAVADNGCIVLTDAIAYLECSVSQRLECGDHWVVYATVDNGKLLKPDAVTAINHRKTGTHY; encoded by the coding sequence ATGAGCAATTCCAAACCCCGTGACGTACAAGTTTTGCCCATTGCGACAAATACTAAAGTTCTGAGAGCGCGTAGTTGGTCACGTTTGCGGTTTGAAATCGAATATGCACTTGAAAGGGGAACTACCTCCAATTGCTATTTAATTGAAGGCGATCAAACAGCAATTACTGATCCACCTGCAGAAAGTTTTACGGAAATTTATCTGGATGCTTTACAGCAGACCCTGAATTTAAAAAAATTAGATTATGTAATTTTGGGTCACTTTAATCCTAACCGGGTAGTAACATATAAAGCCCTCTTAGAATTAGCGCCTCAAATTACATTTGTCTGTTCGCTTCCTTGTGCTGCTAATTTGCGGAATGCTTTTCCTGATGACAGCTTAAATATCTTAGTAATGCGGGGGAAAGAGACTCTGGATTTAGGTAAGGGTCATGTTTTAAAATTCTTCCCGATTCCTAGTCCTCGCTGGCCGGAAGCGCTTTGTACCTACGACCAACAAACGCAAATTCTCTACACAGATAAGTTATTTGGTTCTCATATCTGTGGCGATGAAGTATTTGATGATAATTGGGAAAGCTTTAAGGAAGACCAGCGCTACTACTACAACTGTTTGATGGCTCCCCATGCATTACACGTAGAAGCTGCTTTAGAGAAAATCTCTGATTTGCAGGTGAGAATGTATGGTGTTGGTCATGGGCCTTTGGTACGTACTAGCTTAATTGAACTGACTAAATCTTATGGCGAATGGAGCCACGCACAACGAACCAGGGAAATATCTGTGGCGTTGTTGTTTGCTTCTGCTTATGGAAATACCGCAACTTTAGCACAGGCGATCGCACTGGGACTGACTAAAGGCGGAGTCGCGGTCAAATCCATCAACTGCGAATTTGCTGACCCTGATGAAATCCGCACCACCTTGCAAGAGTGCGATGCATTCATTATTGGTTCTCCTACTATCGGTGGTCATGCACCTACCCCCATTCATACTGCTTTAGGTATTGTTCTCAGCGTTGGTGATAACAATAAACTGGCGGGAGTTTTCGGTTCCTATGGCTGGAGTGGTGAAGCCTTTGATTTAATTGAAGGTAAACTCCGGGATGCTGGTTATAAATTTGGTTTTGAAACTCTCAAAGTCAAGTTTAAACCAGATGATGTGACGCTCAAGTACTGTGAAGAAGTCGGCACAGACTTTGCTCAAGCAATTAAGAAAGCGAAAAAAGTGCGCGTACCACAACAAGCTGCTACTCCTTTAGAACAAGCCGTGGGTCGAATTGTTGGTTCTGTTTGCGTCATCGCCGCCAAGCAAGGAGATGTTTCCACAGGAATGCTAGGTGCTTGGGTATCTCAAGCCACATTTAACCCACCGGGAATTACAGTAGCGATCGCGAAAGAACGCGCGATTGAATCTTTGATGTATCCAGGTGGTAAATTTACCTTAAATGTTTTGGAAGAAGGCAATCATATAGACTACATGAAGCATTTCCGCAAATCTTTTGCTCCTGGGGAAGATAGATTTGCTAGCTTTAGTACGGCGGTTGCTGACAATGGTTGTATTGTGTTAACAGATGCGATCGCCTATTTGGAATGCTCAGTTAGCCAACGTCTAGAATGTGGTGATCATTGGGTAGTTTATGCAACTGTTGATAACGGTAAATTACTCAAACCTGATGCGGTGACTGCTATCAACCATCGTAAAACAGGTACTCACTACTAG
- a CDS encoding diflavin flavoprotein has translation MVAIAENVQHRLTIQTVEIAPNTTAIRSLDWDRDRFDIEFGLQNGTTYNSYLIRGEQTVLVDTSHQKFRELYLETLKSLVNPKTIDYIIVSHTEPDHSGLVEDVLQLAPRATVLASKIALQFLEGLVHEPFSKRIVKSGDRIDIGKGHEIEFVSAPNLHWPDTIFSYDRKTEVIYTCDAFGMHFCDERTFDEDLEAIEADFRFYYDCLMGPNARSLLTAMKRMNDLGKIKIIANGHGPLLHHHLDILTECYQSWSQRQAKAETTVGLFYVSEYGFGEKLIQAIGEGIQKTGVGIEMIDLSTAEPQEIQELAGRAAGIVIGMPPSTNAAAIAGISSLLAVVNNKQLVGLFECYGGDDEPIDTLRRKFIDSGIKEAFPAIRIKEAPNASTYKLCAEAGTDLGQVLMRDRNLKQLKSLDVNMEKALGRISSGLYIVTTKKGNVNGAMLASWVSQASLQPLGLTIAIAKDRAIDTLMQVGDRFVLNVLEEGNYQELKKHFLKRLTPGADRFAGVKTQTAKNGSPILTDALAYMECEVQSSIECSDHWILYCTVQEGRVSKPEGLTAVRHRKVGNYY, from the coding sequence ATGGTAGCGATCGCAGAGAACGTTCAGCATCGGCTAACTATACAAACTGTAGAAATTGCCCCTAACACCACGGCGATTCGCTCTCTTGATTGGGATCGCGATCGCTTCGATATCGAATTCGGACTGCAAAATGGAACTACTTACAATTCCTATTTAATTAGGGGTGAGCAAACAGTTTTGGTTGATACTTCTCACCAGAAGTTTCGCGAACTGTATTTAGAAACGCTGAAAAGTCTGGTCAACCCCAAGACTATTGATTACATTATTGTCAGCCACACTGAGCCAGATCATAGCGGCTTGGTGGAGGATGTTCTGCAGTTAGCTCCGAGAGCCACTGTTTTAGCTTCTAAAATTGCGCTGCAATTTTTAGAAGGTTTGGTACATGAGCCATTTTCTAAGCGGATTGTCAAAAGTGGCGATCGCATCGATATTGGCAAAGGACATGAAATCGAATTTGTGAGTGCGCCAAATCTGCATTGGCCAGATACCATCTTTAGCTATGACCGCAAAACTGAAGTGATCTACACTTGCGATGCTTTTGGGATGCACTTCTGTGATGAGCGTACTTTTGATGAAGATTTAGAAGCCATCGAGGCTGACTTTAGATTTTATTATGATTGCTTGATGGGGCCTAATGCCCGCTCTTTGCTAACAGCAATGAAGCGGATGAATGATTTAGGAAAAATTAAAATTATTGCCAACGGTCACGGGCCCTTACTGCATCACCATTTGGATATTCTGACCGAATGTTACCAAAGTTGGAGCCAAAGACAAGCAAAAGCAGAAACAACAGTTGGCTTGTTTTATGTCTCCGAATACGGCTTTGGAGAAAAGCTGATTCAGGCTATTGGGGAGGGTATCCAAAAAACTGGTGTGGGGATCGAAATGATTGATCTCAGCACAGCTGAACCCCAAGAAATCCAAGAATTAGCAGGTAGAGCAGCTGGTATTGTAATTGGTATGCCACCAAGTACCAATGCTGCAGCTATAGCTGGTATAAGTTCGCTGTTGGCTGTAGTTAATAACAAGCAACTAGTAGGATTATTTGAGTGTTACGGTGGGGATGATGAACCCATCGATACACTACGCCGTAAATTTATTGACTCAGGTATTAAGGAAGCCTTCCCAGCGATTCGGATTAAAGAGGCTCCCAACGCTTCTACATATAAGCTTTGTGCAGAAGCTGGTACAGATTTGGGACAAGTGCTGATGCGCGATCGCAATCTCAAGCAACTCAAGTCCCTCGACGTGAATATGGAAAAAGCGTTGGGTCGGATTAGCAGTGGCTTGTATATTGTCACCACCAAAAAAGGTAATGTTAATGGTGCAATGCTGGCATCTTGGGTGAGCCAAGCAAGCTTACAACCCTTAGGATTGACCATTGCAATAGCCAAAGACCGCGCCATAGATACATTGATGCAAGTAGGCGATCGCTTTGTGCTGAATGTCCTGGAAGAAGGAAATTATCAAGAACTTAAAAAGCACTTCCTCAAGCGCTTAACCCCTGGTGCTGACCGATTTGCTGGTGTGAAAACTCAAACCGCGAAAAATGGTTCTCCGATTCTCACAGATGCGCTGGCGTACATGGAATGTGAAGTACAAAGCAGCATTGAATGTAGCGACCACTGGATTTTATATTGCACTGTCCAAGAAGGTCGTGTATCCAAACCAGAGGGACTGACAGCCGTTCGTCATCGCAAAGTAGGTAACTACTACTAA
- the nadC gene encoding carboxylating nicotinate-nucleotide diphosphorylase, which translates to MSNFAILPPWLVLDSLLHSWLLEDIGRGDRTTNSLLFKDVKLGTAKWVAKAPGIIAGLPVAARVFQLLNEKVSFASITDEGAWCEPGQLVAEIHGPLDALLMGERVALNLAMRLSGISTLTNKYVEQIADLPAQLVDTRKTIPGLRLLEKYATAVGGAINHRMGLDDAVMIKDNHIAAAGGIGEAITRIRSQIPYPLTIEVETETLEQVKEALEFKADIIMLDNMSLEMMSIAVQLIRQEYSHIKIEASGNVTLETIRAVAQTGVDYISSSAPITQSKWLDLSMKIPL; encoded by the coding sequence GTGAGCAATTTCGCTATCTTGCCCCCTTGGCTCGTCCTTGACTCTTTGTTGCATAGCTGGTTGTTGGAAGATATTGGTCGAGGCGATCGCACAACCAACAGCCTACTATTTAAAGATGTCAAGCTAGGAACAGCTAAGTGGGTAGCAAAAGCTCCTGGAATTATTGCTGGGTTACCTGTAGCAGCTAGGGTATTTCAGCTTTTGAACGAGAAAGTGAGCTTTGCGTCAATTACAGATGAAGGTGCATGGTGCGAGCCTGGACAATTAGTGGCGGAAATTCATGGGCCTTTAGATGCGTTGCTGATGGGGGAAAGAGTTGCTCTTAACTTGGCTATGCGTTTGAGTGGAATTTCAACCCTCACTAATAAATATGTAGAGCAAATTGCGGATTTACCTGCTCAGTTAGTGGATACGCGCAAAACTATACCAGGGCTGAGGTTGTTGGAAAAATACGCAACGGCTGTGGGAGGAGCGATTAATCATCGCATGGGACTAGATGATGCGGTGATGATTAAGGATAATCACATTGCGGCGGCTGGGGGAATTGGCGAAGCAATTACGCGCATCCGTTCGCAGATACCTTATCCTCTGACAATAGAGGTAGAAACGGAAACTTTAGAGCAGGTGAAGGAAGCGCTAGAGTTTAAGGCTGACATTATTATGTTGGATAATATGTCTTTAGAGATGATGTCTATTGCAGTGCAGTTGATTCGCCAAGAATATAGTCACATTAAAATTGAAGCTTCAGGTAATGTTACTTTGGAAACGATTCGTGCTGTAGCACAGACTGGTGTGGATTATATTTCTAGTAGCGCACCGATTACACAGTCTAAGTGGTTGGATTTAAGTATGAAAATCCCACTTTAG